A single Lactuca sativa cultivar Salinas chromosome 8, Lsat_Salinas_v11, whole genome shotgun sequence DNA region contains:
- the LOC111911163 gene encoding protein FAR-RED IMPAIRED RESPONSE 1-like — protein sequence MKHTGCGDFYGDESYFNSRIDIGDEGEEVKDNFTQESEGGYEDTSNENESENESGQSLDDCDGTRSDENESVNNSILYSPGGSNKLWKPSVAKEFMPDEQVTFESLTHAINMYRKYAEHAGFDVRLNTTTRFRHDKSIMKIKYVVFNRGGKIPDRSLDTMDTNNGGRKHRNSNFIVTDCKALINFERFSIGTNEFQIRVSRAAQPPYKEFIIRATTTNVGATKAHKLRAVLKGGYECVGPEESDYKDCRKKLGNIIGNKDVQLVVNKMNERKTYYPDYSFEYKCVDSVLNAMFWADETDKVFYKEFGDLISFDATLRTNK from the exons AGATAACTTTACACAAGAAAGTGAAGGTGGCTACGAAGATACATCTAATGAAAATGAGAGTGAAAATGAATCAGGTCAAAGTCTTGATGATTGTGACG GTACGAGATCTGATGAAAATGAAAGTGTCAACAATAGCATTTTATATTCACCTGGTGGATCTAATAAGTTGTGGAAACCTAGTGTCGCGAAAGAATTTATGCCTGATGAGCAGGTTACATTCGAATCACTAACACATGCAATCAATATGTATAGAAAATATGCAGAACATGCTGGGTTTGATGTTCGGTTGAACACAACTACAAGGTTTCGGCATGACAAATCAATAATGAAGATAAAGTATGTTGTTTTCAATCGCGGTGGTAAAATACCAGATAGAAGCCTGGATACAATGGATACAAATAATGGTGGAAGGAAACATAGGAATTCAAACTTTATTGTAACGGATTGTAAAGCATTGATAAATTTCGAACGTTTTAGTATTGGAACAAATGAGTTTCAAATTAGAGTTTCAAGAGCTGCACAACCACCCT ACAAGGAGTTTATTATACGCGCAACAACAACAAATGTGGGTGCAACAAAGGCGCATAAACTTCGTGCTGTGTTAAAAGGTGGATATGAGTGTGTTGGTCCCGAAGAGAGTGATTACAAAGATTGTAGGAAAAAATTGGGTAACATTATAGGCAACAAGGATGTGCAATTGGTAGTGAATAAAATGAATGAGAGGAAAACATATTATCCAGATTATTCCTTTGAGTATAAATGTGTCGATAGCGTGTTAAATGCTATGTTCTGGGCTGATGAAACAGATAAGGTATTCTACAAGGAGTTTGGAGATTTGATATCTTTTGACGCTACCTTGCGAACAAATAAGTAA